The window ACCGGCTTCGCCTTCGACCATGACGCGGTCCCGGCGTCCACGCCGCTGCCCGACGCAGACGTTCTGGCGCTGTTGCGCGGGCGCGTGCTGGACGAACTTTCCGAAACCTATCCCGATTTCGCCGGGCAACTGCTCGAAGACCTCAAAGACAGGTCGATGCCGGCGGCGTGACATGACTGGAAAAGCGATGCAATTCGATACGGGCTCTTTGGCCAATCTCAAAGTCGTCGACGCGAGCCGCGTGCTTGGCGGGCCCTATGCGGGGCAGGTACTTGCCGACCATGGCGCCGACGTCATCAAGATCGAGCCACCGGCGGGCGACGAGACGCGGGGCTGGGGCCCGCCCTTCCTCGACGGCACGGCAAGCTATTTCCTTGGCCTCAACCGCAACAAACGCGGCATGGCGCTCGATCTGGCACAGCCGGCGGGTAGGGAGCTACTGCTGACGCTTCTGGAAGATGCCGACGTCTTCATCGAGAATTTCAAGACCGGCACGCTGGAGCGCTGGGGGCTTTCCCATGACGAGCTCTCCAGGCGCTTCCCGCGCCTTGTCCATTGCCGGGTGTCGGGCTTCGGCGCGGATGGGCCGCTCGGCGGCCTGCCGGGCTACGATGCCGCGATCCAGGCATCCGCCGGCATCATGAGCGTGAATGGCGAACTCGGTGGAAAGCCGCTGCGCGTCGGCCTTCCCGTGGTTGATATGGTGACCGGGTTGAACGCCGTGATCGGCATCTTGATGGCGATCAACGAACGCGCCGCCAGCGGCAAGGGGCAATTCGTCGAGACCACGCTCTATGATTGCGGCGTCTCGCTCCTGCATCCGCATCTGCCGAACTATTACCTGTCGGGCAAGGTGGCCGAGCCCTCGGGCAACGCGCACCCCAATATCTGCCCCTATGACACATTCGCAACGCGCACCGACCCGATCTTCCTGGCCGTCGGCAACAACCGCCAGTTCGCCACGCTCTGCACCATCATCGGGCGCCCGGATTTGCCGGACGATCCGCGCTTCGCCTCCAACGGTGAGCGCAACGTCAATCGCGACGCGCTGAAGGTCGAACTCGAGACGGCGCTGGCCGCCTTCGACTGTGAGGCGATCGCCGACCGTCTCATCAAGGCCGGCGTGCCCTGCGGGGCGGTGCGCTCGATCGACCAGGTGGTGGAGGACGCTCATACCAAGCACCGCGAGATGGTGGTGGACATTGGGCCGTATCGCGGGACGGGCAGCCCGATCAAGATGTCGCGCACGCCCGCCTCCTATCGCAAGGCCCCGCCGGCCTTCGCCGAGCATACCGCCGAAATCCTGTCCGAGCGGGAGATTGAAAGCGAGCGCTATCGCGATGTGCTTCCGGGTCTGCCGGAAGCGAATGCCGCCAAGCGTGCATGAGGATTTGAAGAGATGAACAAGCTCGCAAGCACGGAGACCTTGACCGTCGGCATCATCGGCGACGGTTTCATGCAACCTTCCTTTTTCGACAAGGCCCTTGCGGCGCGCATGCCCGACCGGGCGCTGCGGTTCAAGCATATGCAACTCGACTGGCCGCTGAAGCTGACGTCCACCAAGCATGACCCGCATCTGCCGGTGGCCGAATTCGTGGGTCGGCCGGAGGATTATTTCGACTTTCTCTCCGACATCGACATTCTGGTCACCCATCTGGCGCCGATCACCGGAGAGAGTCTCGACCATGCGCCGCGCTTGCGCGTCATCGCCGTCTCCCGTGGCGGTCCGGTCAACATCGAGATGGCGGCGGCGCGCGAGCGCGGTATCACGGTCATCAACACGCCCGGCCGCAACGCCTCGGCCGTGGCAGAATTCACCGTCGCTTCACTGCTGGCGGAAACGCGCAATCTGATCCGCGGGCATCTCTCCGTGCGGGAGGGCGAATTCCGGCGCGACTTCTTCCATTTCGACCATACCGGGCCGGAACTTTGCGAACTGAGCGTCGGCATCGTGGGCTATGGCGATGTGGGAACGCGCGTGGCGCGCCTGCTGCGTCCCTTCGGCGGCAAGATCGTGTTCTCCGATCCGTTCAAGGAGCTTTCGGAGGAAGACCGCGCCGCAGGCATCGAGAAGGTGGAATTCGAGGACCTCGTGCGTCAGGTCGATGTGCTGACGCTGCATCCGCGCGTCACACCGCAGACCAAAGGCATGGTCGGCCGCGCCCAGATCGAGGCGATGAAACCCGGCTCCTATCTCGTCAACACCACGCGTGGGCAAGTTCTCGACTATGAGGCGCTCTACGACGCGCTCGTTTCCGGTCATCTGAAGGGTGCCGCGCTCGACACGTTTGCGCCCGAGCCGCCGCCGGCGGACTGGCCATTGTTGAAACTGCCCAATGTGACGCTTTCGCCGCATATCGCCGGCGCGTCCCGCTATTCCATCATCAAGGCCGCAAACATGATCGCCGAGGATATCGATCTCATTTTGCAGGGCCGGCCGCCGCTTCATCCGACGAAATAGACCAGAACCAACGACAAAGGACGCGCGTCAAATGACAAGCGAAGAACTCGCGCTGCGCACGGAAGTCATCGAATCCTGCCGCAGCATGAACCGGCTGGGCATCAACAAGGGCACGTCTGGCAATATCAGCGTGCGCCACGGCGACGGCTTCCTGATCTCGCCAACCGGCATTCCCTATGACAAGCTGGAGCCCGAGCATGTCGTGGCGATGAAATGGGACGCCACCTTCGAGGGCGACGTGC is drawn from Mesorhizobium sp. CAU 1732 and contains these coding sequences:
- a CDS encoding CoA transferase, encoding MQFDTGSLANLKVVDASRVLGGPYAGQVLADHGADVIKIEPPAGDETRGWGPPFLDGTASYFLGLNRNKRGMALDLAQPAGRELLLTLLEDADVFIENFKTGTLERWGLSHDELSRRFPRLVHCRVSGFGADGPLGGLPGYDAAIQASAGIMSVNGELGGKPLRVGLPVVDMVTGLNAVIGILMAINERAASGKGQFVETTLYDCGVSLLHPHLPNYYLSGKVAEPSGNAHPNICPYDTFATRTDPIFLAVGNNRQFATLCTIIGRPDLPDDPRFASNGERNVNRDALKVELETALAAFDCEAIADRLIKAGVPCGAVRSIDQVVEDAHTKHREMVVDIGPYRGTGSPIKMSRTPASYRKAPPAFAEHTAEILSEREIESERYRDVLPGLPEANAAKRA
- a CDS encoding 2-hydroxyacid dehydrogenase, with translation MNKLASTETLTVGIIGDGFMQPSFFDKALAARMPDRALRFKHMQLDWPLKLTSTKHDPHLPVAEFVGRPEDYFDFLSDIDILVTHLAPITGESLDHAPRLRVIAVSRGGPVNIEMAAARERGITVINTPGRNASAVAEFTVASLLAETRNLIRGHLSVREGEFRRDFFHFDHTGPELCELSVGIVGYGDVGTRVARLLRPFGGKIVFSDPFKELSEEDRAAGIEKVEFEDLVRQVDVLTLHPRVTPQTKGMVGRAQIEAMKPGSYLVNTTRGQVLDYEALYDALVSGHLKGAALDTFAPEPPPADWPLLKLPNVTLSPHIAGASRYSIIKAANMIAEDIDLILQGRPPLHPTK